The Virgibacillus siamensis sequence ACAATGATCCGTACTAACGGCATTCAGCCATCCATTATTTACAGCTTCCCATAAAGCTTCCTGGTCCCCTTTGGTCCGTAATGCCGGTGACATCACATATTTGGCACCTTCAAAGTTTGGTTTAGCTAAATCATCTTTATCAAGCATCAGATACTGGACACACGTTTCACCATAAACGGGTAATCCTTCGTTTTTAGCTGACCGAATGGCTTGCATAACACTTTTAGCAGTAACATGAACAATATAAACGGGAGCGCCTACCATAGCCGCCAGATTAATCACGCGTTGTGTTGCTTCCAGTTCTACCCGTGCAGGTCTCGATACAGCATGGTAATATGGATCGGTCTTACCTTCATAAATCAGTTTCTTTTGGAGATAATCTATCACATCAGCATTCTCACAGTGAACCATAACTGTGACACCCGCTTCCTTTGCTGCAATTAATGCTTTGTACAGGGCTTCATCGTCACTGTGAAACGGCATGCCTTTATAGGCCATAAATAATTTAACGGTAGAAATACCCCTGTTCGGCAAATCGGCGATCTCCTCAAATGTCGAATCAACTGGGTCACATACGACAGCATGATAGGAATAATCAGCCATGGCTTGATTAACAACTTCCTTCTTATCCATATCAAAAATGGTGTCAGCCATTCCTTTTCCTTGTTCCTGATTAACAAATTCCACAACCGTCGTGGTTCCGCCGGCTACAGCGGCATTGGAGGTTTCAAATCCTCGTACGCGTTCCCCTTTAAATTCAAAAGAGTAATGAACGTGTTGGTCTACCCCTCCCGGGAGGACATATTTTCCTTTGGCATCGACAACCTCAGCAGCCGATACATCCAATTGTTCTCCAACAGCAACAATTTTTTCTCCTTCAACTAATACATCACCAACAAATTCATCGATAGCGGTTACAATCGTTCCGTTTTTAATTAATGTACGCATCTATATCCTCCTCCGAAAATTTCTGAGTGCCTTACCTTGATGTATGATTTGAACTTTTTGTTTTTACAGCTAAGCGTTCTACCACATGAAGTAATAAATCACCCCCTGTTTTAATATCTTCCTCTCTAGTATATTCCTCAGGGCAGTGACTTTTTCCTCCTATACTTGGAATAAAAATCATTCCCACTTCGGCTGCATCTGTCATCATCGCCGCATGTTGTTCGAATACTCTTGTATGTCTAGAAAGTTCGGTGAATTTGAAAGCGCATTCAAAAAAGCGATGCTCAACAAACTTAATATTTTAAATTGGGAGACTATTTAATTCAATAATTCAACTATATATAATTCAAGGATTAATTTCACTTGGCATACTGTTAAAAAATAGTATTTGTGTTTTTACATACTGTAAATTACCCCGACCAAAAATCCTTCCATTGGTCTACCCATTGGAAGGATTTTATACATTGTGCTGTTACTAGTTTAATTTTGTTCCTTAAAATAACTTTTCCAGAACTTTCCCGTAGCGCCACTAGGAGATATCATTTTTTTGTTAAACAACATCTATTAATCAGATAAATTAAACTCATGTCCCTCTTCCAAAATAAAAAAGCCGTTTTTCTCAATTTCCCTCCTGTACT is a genomic window containing:
- the hydA gene encoding dihydropyrimidinase, whose protein sequence is MRTLIKNGTIVTAIDEFVGDVLVEGEKIVAVGEQLDVSAAEVVDAKGKYVLPGGVDQHVHYSFEFKGERVRGFETSNAAVAGGTTTVVEFVNQEQGKGMADTIFDMDKKEVVNQAMADYSYHAVVCDPVDSTFEEIADLPNRGISTVKLFMAYKGMPFHSDDEALYKALIAAKEAGVTVMVHCENADVIDYLQKKLIYEGKTDPYYHAVSRPARVELEATQRVINLAAMVGAPVYIVHVTAKSVMQAIRSAKNEGLPVYGETCVQYLMLDKDDLAKPNFEGAKYVMSPALRTKGDQEALWEAVNNGWLNAVSTDHCGFNWESQKHMGIDDFTNIPNGAPGVENRLGVLWTYGVNTGKISRQRFVDLFATTPAKNMGLHHNKGHIGVGMDADIVIYDPDGSSIISNENSLHGVDYSTFEGYKQEGKVDKVFLRGKLVVEDSEYIGKKGDGKFIPGKPFALGFDEVKSTEINRV